The DNA sequence TCTGTATTTTTTGCTGTAATGGAGTAAACAGTTCGCTTTGTTTAGCTGAAATCTCCTTAGCCGCTTGTGTTCTTCCTTCTTCAATTTTTTTACCCAAGCCTTGTAATTCTGTTTGAGCTGCAATTAATTCTTTAGTTACTGCCTCTTTGTTAGCCTCGCTTAACGTTTTTTCTTTTTCCTGTGCCGTTTTTAGTTTAGCCTGATAATCTCCGATCAGCTTATCAATTTCTGTTTGTTTTGCTTTTGTCAGATTATCGATTGCTGCATTAGCTGTTTTCACTTCAGACATACTTGCAAAAATATCATCTGAGTTCACATGACCTATCTTCTGTTGA is a window from the Chryseobacterium sp. T16E-39 genome containing:
- a CDS encoding OmpH family outer membrane protein, with protein sequence MKLIKVLCIAAGLTLTANAANAQQKIGHVNSDDIFASMSEVKTANAAIDNLTKAKQTEIDKLIGDYQAKLKTAQEKEKTLSEANKEAVTKELIAAQTELQGLGKKIEEGRTQAAKEISAKQSELFTPLQQKIQNAISAVAKERSLSYVFDTSTAQGANNLVYTDGSEDITPAVKTKLGATATPAAKATGKAK